The following are from one region of the Mustela lutreola isolate mMusLut2 chromosome 9, mMusLut2.pri, whole genome shotgun sequence genome:
- the APCDD1L gene encoding protein APCDD1-like, whose protein sequence is MPTAMLPYACVLVLLGARTTEATGTARGGRLHWEPRCQQPAPSRAPVTVLLPPRLDGPWVSTGCEVRPGPEFLTRSYTFYPNRLFRAYQFYYRDPFCREPAHSLLIKGKVRLRRASWVTRGATEADYHLHKVGIVFHSRHGLLDVTGSLNQTRVGQDCAQRLPPARAWLPGALYELLSARAKQDCTEALGFTMHELSLVRMLRHLQPQPRAGPRLVEELYLGDIHTDRGERWHYRPTGYQRPLQSALHHAHPCPVCSLIARSDEHHPPVLPPQAALPLRLGGRWVSPGCEVRPAVLFLTRLFTFHGHNRSWEGYYRHFSDPACRQPTFTVYAAGHYTRGRPSSKVLGGTELVFQVTRARVTPMDQVTTAMLNFSEPSSCGGPGAWSLGTERDVTATNGCLPLGIRLPHVEYELFKMELDPLGQSLLFIGQRPTDGSSPDTPEKRPTSYQAPLVLCDGVAEAVSGPLQHRPLPKPFRGGGPCPPAAPLPVLPLALGLAFLKGL, encoded by the exons CCCGCACCACAGAGGCGACTGGGACCGCCAGGGGTGGCCGTCTACACTGGGAACCCCGCTGCCAACAGCCCGCGCCCAGCAGAGCCCCCGTCACTGTGCTGCTGCCCCCACGCCTCGACGGGCCCTGGGTCTCTACCGG ctgtgaggtgcGCCCAGGACCTGAGTTCCTCACCCGCTCCTACACCTTCTACCCTAACCGCCTCTTCCGAGCCTACCAGTTCTACTACAGAGACCCTTTCTGCCGGGAGCCTGCCCACTCCCTGCTCATCAAGGGCAAAGTCCGCCTGCGTCGGGCCTCCTGGGTCACGAGAGGGGCCACTGAGGCCGATTACCACCTGCACAAGGTGGGCATCGTCTTTCACAGCCGCCATGGCCTGCTCGATGTCACCGGGAGTCTCAACCAGACCCGGGTGGGCCAGGACTGTGCCCAGCGGCTGCCCCCAGCCCGGGCCTGGCTGCCCGGGGCCCTGTACGAGCTGCTGAGCGCCCGGGCCAAGCAGGACTGCACAGAAGCCCTGGGCTTCACCATGCACGAGCTCAGCCTGGTCCGCATGCTGCGGCACCTGCAGCCGCAGCCTCGGGCTGGGCCCCGGCTGGTGGAGGAGCTCTACCTGGGGGACATCCACACCGACCGAGGGGAGAGGTGGCACTACCGGCCGACAGGCTACCAGCGCCCGCTGCAGAGTGCCCTG CACCACGCCCACCCCTGCCCCGTGTGCAGCCTCATCGCGCGCTCTGACGAGCACCACCCGCCCGTGCTGCCCCCCCAGGCGGCCCTGCCCCTGCGCCTGGGGGGCCGGTGGGTCAGCCCCGGGTGCGAGGTGCGCCCCGCCGTGCTCTTCCTCACCAGGCTCTTCACGTTCCACGGGCACAACCGCTCCTGGGAAGGGTATTACCGCCACTTCTCAGACCCCGCCTGCCGCCAGCCCACCTTCACGGTCTACGCTGCGGGCCACTACACCAGGGGCAGGCCCTCCAGCAAGGTCCTCGGCGGCACCGAACTGGTGTTTCAGGTCACCCGGGCCCGAGTGACTCCCATGGACCAGGTCACCACGGCCATGCTCAACTTCTCTGAACCAAGCAGCTGCGGGGGCCCGGGGGCCTGGTCCCTGGGGACCGAGCGGGACGTCACAGCCACCAACGGGTGTCTTCCGCTGGGCATCAGGCTCCCCCACGTGGAGTACGAGCTTTTCAAGATGGAGCTAGACCCCCTCGGGCAAAGCCTGCTCTTCATCGGACAAAGGCCCACGGACGGGTCAAGTCCCGACACCCCAGAGAAGCGCCCCACGTCCTACCAAGCGCCCCTGGTGCTCTGCGACGGGGTGGCCGAGGCGGTGTCCGGACCCCTGCAGCACAGACCTCTGCCGAAGCCCTTCCGTGGTGGGGGGCCATGTCCTCCAGCGGCCCCTCTCCCAGTCCTGCCCCTGGCTCTAGGGCTGGCCTTCCTCAAGGGGCTCTGA